A single window of Carnobacterium maltaromaticum DSM 20342 DNA harbors:
- a CDS encoding heavy metal translocating P-type ATPase — MQQYILSKKNVITVISGLLIVLGFFSHFVLENVGLSEWSLIIASVFGITPIAIQAFQAMKVKVISIDVLVSIAAIGALFIQNYEESAIVTFLFLFGHYLEQRTLNQTRSAIKELTEMAPESALKQMDNGEFEEVEVDDVDEGDILLVKTGAKVPVDGTVLTGEGHINEASITGEAVPVNKLADAEVFAGTILENGTIQIRADRVGEDTTFGKIIELVEEAQDSKSEAERFIDRFSKYYTPAVLVLAIVVWAFSQNIELAITILVLGCPGALVIGVPVSNVAGIGNGARNGVLLKGSEVIQDFSNVDTIVFDKTGTLTVGNPTVAATELYEKDSAETLGYLASVERESDHPLAKAVLNQIGETNFYPVEGTEVVKGGGIVSSVAGHRVAVGNVALMEKENVTLSKKVQKDVKRFEQQGNSLVLTAVDGELKVLMGIRDQVRPGVKANLQELKDLGVKNLVVLSGDNQGTVDVVAGELGLTEAHGHMLPEDKSAYIGKLQQRGQIVAFVGDGVNDSPSLALADIGIAMGSGTDVAIETSDVVLMNSNFSNLPHALGIVKATANNMKQNIAISIGVVLVLLTSVFFSEWMNMSIGMLVHEGSILVVIFNAMRLMKYKLKGRKEQKEVSAPAEKVKIS, encoded by the coding sequence ATGCAACAATATATATTAAGCAAGAAAAATGTTATCACCGTCATCAGTGGATTGTTAATCGTACTCGGTTTCTTCAGTCACTTTGTTTTAGAAAACGTAGGACTTTCAGAGTGGTCTTTGATCATCGCCTCTGTCTTTGGGATTACGCCAATTGCCATTCAAGCGTTTCAAGCAATGAAAGTCAAAGTCATCAGTATTGATGTCTTAGTCAGTATTGCAGCGATTGGTGCGCTTTTTATTCAAAATTATGAAGAATCGGCTATTGTCACGTTCTTATTCTTATTCGGACACTACTTGGAACAACGAACATTGAACCAAACGCGATCTGCTATCAAAGAATTGACTGAAATGGCACCCGAAAGCGCCTTGAAACAAATGGATAATGGCGAATTTGAAGAAGTAGAAGTGGATGATGTAGATGAAGGGGATATCTTGCTCGTTAAAACGGGTGCGAAAGTTCCAGTAGATGGTACAGTCCTTACGGGTGAAGGGCATATCAATGAAGCTAGCATTACAGGTGAAGCTGTTCCGGTCAACAAGCTAGCTGATGCAGAAGTTTTTGCAGGAACCATTTTAGAAAACGGAACGATTCAAATCAGAGCTGACCGAGTTGGTGAGGACACCACATTTGGAAAAATTATTGAACTCGTGGAAGAAGCACAAGATTCTAAATCCGAAGCGGAACGGTTCATTGATCGCTTTTCTAAATACTACACACCAGCTGTCTTGGTTCTGGCAATTGTTGTATGGGCGTTCAGTCAAAATATTGAGTTAGCAATCACCATCTTGGTTCTAGGTTGCCCAGGCGCATTAGTTATCGGAGTGCCTGTCTCAAACGTTGCCGGTATTGGGAATGGTGCTCGTAACGGTGTTCTTTTAAAAGGGAGTGAAGTCATTCAAGACTTCAGCAATGTGGATACAATTGTATTTGATAAGACAGGTACTTTAACTGTCGGAAACCCAACCGTTGCAGCGACTGAACTGTATGAAAAAGATTCTGCTGAAACGCTTGGCTATCTGGCCAGTGTGGAACGGGAATCAGATCATCCATTAGCAAAAGCGGTCTTAAATCAAATTGGAGAAACAAATTTTTATCCTGTTGAAGGAACTGAAGTCGTGAAAGGCGGCGGAATCGTTTCAAGTGTAGCTGGACATAGAGTGGCTGTTGGGAATGTGGCCTTGATGGAAAAAGAAAATGTCACTCTCAGCAAAAAAGTGCAAAAAGATGTCAAACGGTTTGAACAACAAGGGAACTCTCTCGTTTTGACAGCGGTCGACGGTGAATTAAAAGTACTGATGGGCATTCGCGATCAAGTCCGTCCGGGTGTGAAAGCTAATTTGCAGGAATTAAAAGACTTGGGCGTGAAAAATCTAGTCGTTCTTTCAGGAGATAACCAAGGAACCGTTGATGTGGTCGCCGGCGAACTTGGTTTGACCGAAGCTCACGGCCACATGTTGCCGGAAGACAAATCGGCTTATATCGGAAAACTTCAACAACGTGGTCAAATTGTAGCCTTTGTTGGAGATGGCGTTAACGATAGTCCGTCCTTAGCTTTAGCAGACATTGGCATCGCAATGGGAAGCGGAACGGACGTAGCGATTGAAACATCCGATGTCGTTTTAATGAACTCGAACTTCAGCAACTTGCCTCACGCATTAGGAATAGTAAAAGCCACCGCAAATAATATGAAACAAAATATCGCGATTTCAATTGGAGTAGTGTTGGTCTTGTTGACCAGCGTCTTCTTCAGCGAATGGATGAATATGTCTATCGGAATGTTGGTTCATGAAGGTAGTATCTTGGTGGTAATTTTCAATGCCATGAGATTAATGAAGTATAAGTTGAAAGGTCGAAAAGAACAAAAAGAAGTATCAGCACCTGCAGAGAAAGTAAAAATATCTTAA
- a CDS encoding heavy-metal-associated domain-containing protein, whose protein sequence is MEKAILQLETLSCPSCMQKIEGAVKSVNGIDKDSIKVLFNSSKVKTNFDSAVTSIEEIQKAIENVGYPVLKAKVKAA, encoded by the coding sequence ATGGAAAAAGCTATATTGCAATTAGAAACGTTGTCTTGTCCAAGTTGTATGCAAAAAATTGAAGGTGCCGTGAAATCAGTTAACGGTATTGATAAAGACAGCATTAAAGTATTATTCAACTCCAGCAAAGTCAAAACCAATTTTGATTCAGCTGTCACTTCGATTGAAGAGATTCAAAAAGCTATCGAAAACGTAGGCTATCCGGTCCTTAAAGCAAAAGTCAAGGCCGCTTAA
- the lgt gene encoding prolipoprotein diacylglyceryl transferase, whose protein sequence is MGFVLGVLNPHVVEIGSVVIHWYGVIIAAGILAALQLSTKEAKKKGTSLALVLDILAPNVLLAQSIGRWGNFMNQEAHGGPVTRQFLENLYLPEFIIEQMNINGTYYHPTFLYESLWSLLGFVLIVTIRNRKQLLRQGEVALSYVLWYSVGRFFIEGMRTDSLWIGEWIRVSQALSLALFIGAIVVWFIRRKDYPPISYYSDGNKGQKKTIKMVN, encoded by the coding sequence ATGGGATTCGTATTAGGCGTTTTGAATCCCCATGTGGTGGAGATTGGTTCTGTTGTGATTCATTGGTATGGAGTCATTATTGCAGCGGGCATATTAGCGGCTCTCCAGTTGAGCACCAAGGAAGCAAAGAAAAAAGGTACTTCTTTGGCACTCGTTCTTGATATTTTAGCGCCCAATGTATTGTTAGCCCAGTCCATTGGTCGTTGGGGCAATTTTATGAATCAGGAAGCTCATGGTGGACCGGTTACTCGTCAATTCTTGGAAAATCTTTATTTACCTGAATTTATCATTGAACAAATGAATATCAATGGTACCTACTACCATCCGACTTTTTTATACGAGTCATTGTGGAGTTTGTTGGGCTTTGTCCTCATCGTCACTATACGGAACCGAAAACAGCTTTTGCGTCAAGGAGAAGTCGCTTTGAGTTACGTTTTGTGGTACTCAGTGGGTCGGTTCTTCATTGAAGGTATGCGAACGGACAGTTTATGGATTGGCGAGTGGATCCGCGTTTCGCAAGCCTTGTCTCTGGCCCTGTTTATTGGCGCGATTGTAGTATGGTTTATACGCAGAAAAGATTATCCACCAATTTCTTATTATTCTGATGGCAATAAGGGGCAGAAAAAGACTATTAAGATGGTGAATTGA
- a CDS encoding Crp/Fnr family transcriptional regulator yields MTKHTHHEIGDHAACIRLVPIFNHLEDSAMNYIAEKAHTKQYQKGEFLFRSQEKEDTLYIINRGKIRIYRLADSGKEQLVRILNPGDFTGEWTLFNPDAVHEEYAEATRDTVVCMIQQKDVQDFLEQYPAISLKLLAEMSKRLESSERQTTQVAVESVITRLVLFLAENVEPEMGNSPTITLSMAKKDIASYLGTTPETISRKFGELEDEGLIQQLSGKRIKIQDLDDLLLYSE; encoded by the coding sequence TTGACTAAACATACCCATCATGAAATTGGCGACCACGCAGCCTGTATCCGCTTGGTTCCAATATTCAATCACTTAGAGGATAGCGCGATGAATTACATTGCTGAAAAAGCCCACACGAAACAGTATCAAAAAGGAGAGTTTCTGTTTCGTTCACAAGAAAAAGAGGATACTTTATATATTATCAATCGTGGGAAAATCCGTATTTATCGATTGGCAGACTCTGGCAAAGAGCAGCTAGTGCGGATCTTGAACCCTGGTGATTTCACCGGAGAATGGACCTTGTTCAACCCGGATGCAGTACACGAGGAATATGCCGAAGCAACCCGAGATACCGTTGTCTGTATGATTCAGCAAAAAGATGTCCAAGATTTTCTGGAACAATACCCAGCTATTTCTTTAAAACTATTGGCGGAAATGTCTAAACGGTTAGAAAGTTCAGAACGTCAAACGACACAAGTAGCCGTGGAGAGTGTCATTACCCGTTTAGTTTTGTTTTTGGCAGAAAATGTGGAACCTGAAATGGGCAACTCTCCCACCATCACCCTGTCGATGGCAAAAAAGGACATTGCTTCCTATTTAGGAACGACACCTGAGACCATCAGTCGCAAATTTGGAGAATTGGAGGACGAGGGATTGATTCAACAGCTGTCTGGGAAAAGGATCAAGATTCAGGATTTAGATGATTTATTGCTTTACAGCGAATAA
- a CDS encoding Dps family protein — MTENKATQERTPQERLQEEQEHKEHVHHTKINAAAIADHLLGNMHTLHVKLHQYHWYVKGANFFTLHEKFEELYNENEKWFDKLAERLITSGHKPASTTVEFEKYSMLSEDAVNKYAKAEDMVENIIEDFRSTRDLTIRAIRLAQDEGDDALEDTLIAFKNDLDKNIWMLQAFIGKEALEDDDALDEDED, encoded by the coding sequence CAAGAAAGATTGCAAGAAGAACAAGAACACAAGGAACATGTTCATCATACGAAAATTAATGCAGCGGCCATTGCGGATCATCTTTTAGGCAACATGCATACATTACATGTGAAACTGCACCAATATCACTGGTATGTAAAAGGAGCCAATTTCTTTACGTTGCATGAAAAATTTGAAGAGTTGTATAACGAAAATGAAAAATGGTTCGACAAACTTGCGGAGCGTCTAATTACTTCTGGGCATAAACCTGCTTCGACAACGGTTGAATTTGAAAAATATTCGATGCTTTCGGAAGATGCAGTTAATAAATACGCTAAAGCAGAAGACATGGTTGAAAATATTATCGAGGACTTCAGAAGCACTCGTGACCTAACTATTCGCGCGATTCGTTTAGCTCAAGACGAGGGTGACGATGCTTTAGAAGATACATTGATTGCTTTTAAAAATGACTTAGACAAGAACATTTGGATGCTGCAAGCGTTCATTGGTAAAGAAGCATTAGAAGATGATGACGCTCTTGATGAGGATGAAGATTAA